TTAGATCGGCCAGCGCATAACTGGCGGCGTTGGCCCAGGTCGCTGGTGAGCGCAGCCTGCTTCCAAGACGCTCCGGTGTGGACGACCCGGCGTCCGCGGCATTGGCGATGGCACTTTCCCGCAGCCTCTCCTGGGCAGGTCGAGTGAGGCGAACAGGGAATAGATGGGGTCCCCACCACGCCAGCAGAATGATCATCAGTGGACCGCCGATGAACTCAGCTGCGGCAAACTGCCAGCCCAGCAGCACGATCAGGACCAGCCCGAGCTCAAGCACGAGATTGGTGGAGGCCACCATGAACACCTGGGCCGTGATGAAGTCGGCACCTCTGGCGAAGAGATTTTTGCTCATGGCCGAAGCGGCGTAGGAGCATGACGACGACACCATGCCCAGCCCGGAGGCGCGCAGAATCGCTCCCGGCTTGTGTGATCCCATCACGCGTTCCATGGCGTTGCGGCTTGCACAGGCCTGCACCAAGCCCGAGAGGCAGAAGCCGAGCACCAGAGGCCACAGCGTTGCCCAGAACATCAGCCATCCGCTCCAGAGCGATTGACCGATCAGCAGCGGTGCCACCTGGTTGATGTCCATGAATGGCTCAATGGGTCTGATCTCTTGATAGGCACGTTTTGGATCTCGCCCCAGAGCACCCGTTGCATTGATGGGGCGATTCGGCTTTGAGTTGTCTGGACAGCAAGCCAACAAAAAGCCCCCTCGTGAGAGGGGGCTTTCCGATTCAGCTAAAGCTGAATCTCTTGGAGACTTCAGCCTCAGCCGATGGCGGGAGCTTGCAGAGCCACAGGAGTGGACTCAGCAGCAGCCAGGTCGAGGGGGAAGTTGTGAGCATTGCGCTCGTGCATCACTTCCATGCCGAGGTTGGCGCGGTTCAGCACATCAGCCCAGGTGTTCAGGACGCGGCCCTGACCATCAAGGATGGACTGGTTGAAGTTGAAACCGTTCAGGTTGAAGGCCATGGTTGACACGCCCAGGGCGGTGAACCAGATGCCGACAACGGGCCAGGCAGCCAGGAAGAAGTGCAGGCTACGGCTGTTGTTGAACGATGCGTATTGGAAGATCAGGCGACCGAAGTAACCGTGGGCAGCCACGATGTTGTAGGTCTCTTCCTCTTGGCCGAACTTGTAGCCGTAGTTCAGTGAATCGTTCTCAGTGGTTTCGCGAACCAAGGAGGAGGTCACCAGTGAACCGTGCATGGCGGAGAACAGTGAACCACCGAAGACGCCAGCCACACCAAGCATGTGGAAGGGGTGCATCAGGATGTTGTGCTCGGCCTGGAACACCAACATGAAGTTGAAGGTGCCGGAGATGCCCAGGGGCATGCCGTCAGAGAAGGAACCCTGACCGAAGGGGTACACCAGGAACACGGCGGAGGCAGCAGCCACAGGTGCGCTGTAAGCAACGCAGATCCAGGGGCGCATGCCAAGGCGGTAGGAGAGTTCCCACTCGCGACCCATGTAGCAGAAGATGCCGATCAGGAAGTGGAAGACAACCAGCTGGTAAGGACCGCCGTTGTACAGCCACTCGTCGAGAGAAGCAGCTTCCCAGATGGGATAGAAGTGAAGGCCGATGGCGTTCGAGGAGGGCACAACAGCACCGGAGATGATGTTGTTGCCGTAGATCAGGGAGCCGGCGACGGGCTCACGGATGCCGTCGATGTCGACGGGGGGTGCTGCGATGAACGCAACGATGAAGCAGGTGGTGGCAGCCAGCAGGGTGGGGATCATCAGCACACCGAACCAGCCCACATAGAGGCGGTTGTTGGTGGAGGTGACCCACTCGCAGAACTGCTGCCAGCCATTAGCGCCGGAGCGCTGCTGAATGGTGGTGGTCATGAGAACGGAAAAGAAGGTCTCCGAAGAGACGGTTACGGAAGGGCAGGAAGCCCTGCCAGTTGTGATTGTAAAGCAACATTGCGCAAGATGTCGGCTGCTTTATGAAGCTGTCGTGAAGAACCATTGAGACCTCGCTCAGGCGTTCTCAGAGACGTGGTTGTTAGCGTCCAGATCATGCAAGGCCTCCTGCAACCGCCTGAGCTTTTGTCTCAGCCCAAGCATTCCCGCGAAAGGGTGCTGTTGGTTCGTCTGCCCTGCAATCCCATTTTTCCGATCGGCCCGATCTATCTCGCTGATCATCTGCACAAATGTTTTCCTGGGGTTCCTCAGCGGATTCTTGATCTGGCTGCTTTGCCGGTTCTTGATGTGCACCGTGTTCTGCGCATCACCATTGATCAGTTCCGCCCCACTCTCCTGGTGTTCTCCTGGAGGGACATTCAGATCTATGCCCCCGTTGATGGTCGGGGTGGTAACCCTCTTCAGAATTCCTTTGAGGTCTTCTATGCC
Above is a window of Synechococcus sp. BIOS-E4-1 DNA encoding:
- the psbA gene encoding photosystem II q(b) protein encodes the protein MTTTIQQRSGANGWQQFCEWVTSTNNRLYVGWFGVLMIPTLLAATTCFIVAFIAAPPVDIDGIREPVAGSLIYGNNIISGAVVPSSNAIGLHFYPIWEAASLDEWLYNGGPYQLVVFHFLIGIFCYMGREWELSYRLGMRPWICVAYSAPVAAASAVFLVYPFGQGSFSDGMPLGISGTFNFMLVFQAEHNILMHPFHMLGVAGVFGGSLFSAMHGSLVTSSLVRETTENDSLNYGYKFGQEEETYNIVAAHGYFGRLIFQYASFNNSRSLHFFLAAWPVVGIWFTALGVSTMAFNLNGFNFNQSILDGQGRVLNTWADVLNRANLGMEVMHERNAHNFPLDLAAAESTPVALQAPAIG